A single Carnobacterium inhibens subsp. inhibens DSM 13024 DNA region contains:
- a CDS encoding glycosyltransferase family 2 protein, with translation MENTLYMVIPCYNEKEVLNETASRLKEIYLKLIKSNKINKKSKIVFVNDGSKDTTWEIIEDLHRSDKLFSGINLSRNKGHQNALLAGLLTVKDYSDMVISMDADLQDDINAIEKMVDKYLEGYDIVYGVRSKRETDTFFKRVTAESYYKALNFIGGEVIYNHADYRLMSKRTVEELAKYKEVNLFLRGVVPMLGFSSTTVSYERNERLAGESKYPLKKMLSFALEGITSLSIKPIRIISGLGVLIFLVSILMLIYIIVRHQMGDTITGWASVAVSVWAIGGLMLLSIGIVGEYIGKIYLETKQRPKFIIKEFINDPNE, from the coding sequence ATGGAAAATACCTTATATATGGTGATCCCTTGTTACAATGAAAAAGAGGTATTAAATGAAACAGCATCTAGATTAAAAGAGATCTATTTAAAACTAATAAAAAGTAATAAAATTAATAAAAAAAGTAAAATTGTCTTTGTTAATGATGGTTCAAAAGATACAACTTGGGAAATTATAGAAGATTTGCATAGAAGCGATAAATTATTTAGTGGTATAAATTTAAGTAGAAATAAAGGACACCAAAATGCTCTCTTAGCTGGATTATTAACAGTAAAAGATTATTCTGATATGGTTATTTCCATGGACGCGGATTTACAAGATGATATAAATGCAATTGAAAAGATGGTCGATAAATATTTAGAAGGATACGATATTGTTTATGGGGTTCGAAGTAAACGTGAGACAGATACCTTTTTTAAACGTGTTACAGCAGAGAGTTATTATAAAGCGTTAAACTTTATTGGTGGAGAAGTAATTTATAATCATGCTGACTATAGATTAATGAGCAAACGAACAGTTGAAGAATTAGCTAAATACAAAGAAGTTAACCTCTTTTTAAGAGGAGTTGTTCCTATGCTAGGCTTTTCTTCTACTACTGTTTCTTATGAACGCAATGAAAGATTAGCAGGAGAAAGTAAATATCCTTTGAAAAAAATGTTATCTTTTGCTTTAGAAGGAATAACTTCTTTAAGTATAAAACCAATTAGAATAATTTCGGGATTAGGTGTTTTAATATTTTTAGTAAGTATATTGATGTTGATTTACATTATTGTACGCCATCAAATGGGAGACACCATAACAGGATGGGCAAGTGTAGCCGTGTCTGTTTGGGCTATTGGTGGTCTAATGCTCTTGTCTATAGGAATTGTAGGCGAGTATATCGGGAAAATTTATTTAGAGACAAAACAACGCCCTAAATTCATTATCAAAGAATTTATAAATGATCCTAATGAATGA
- the neuC gene encoding UDP-N-acetylglucosamine 2-epimerase translates to MKKICVVTGTRAEYGLLMPLLEQIKQAKNLELQLLVTGMHLSPEFGLTYKLIEADGYTINEKVDILLSSDTPVGISKSMGLGMIGFSESFERLQPDMVVLLGDRYETFVAATAASVARIPIAHLHGGETTEGAFDEAFRHAITKMSWLHFTSAEEYRNRVIQLGETPDRVFNVGAIGIENIRKMPLMNKSELEASLDTEFKERLLLVTFHPVTLEDATSEVQFKNLLNALETIENATIIFTKANSDTDGRIINEMIDDYTNKHLDNTLSFVSMGQLRYLSAMKLASAVIGNSSSGIIEAPSFKIPTVNIGDRQKGRMQAQSVINCEPQEESIKEAISLALSDSFKSSIQLMSNPYGDGRVTDKIMEVIQKSLSKEISLKKTFYTI, encoded by the coding sequence ATGAAAAAGATTTGTGTAGTAACAGGAACAAGAGCTGAATATGGTCTATTGATGCCTCTTCTTGAACAAATAAAACAAGCTAAAAATTTAGAATTACAATTACTGGTTACAGGTATGCATTTATCTCCAGAATTTGGTTTGACCTATAAATTGATTGAAGCAGATGGATACACCATCAATGAAAAAGTAGATATCTTATTAAGTTCTGATACACCTGTTGGGATTTCAAAATCAATGGGGCTTGGAATGATTGGCTTTTCTGAAAGCTTTGAACGTTTGCAACCTGATATGGTGGTACTGCTTGGAGATCGTTATGAAACTTTTGTAGCTGCAACAGCAGCCTCGGTCGCTCGTATTCCGATTGCTCATTTACATGGTGGAGAAACAACGGAAGGTGCTTTTGATGAAGCATTTAGACATGCCATTACTAAAATGAGTTGGTTGCATTTTACAAGTGCTGAAGAATACAGAAATAGAGTCATTCAATTAGGAGAAACTCCTGATCGCGTGTTTAATGTTGGAGCAATTGGGATTGAAAATATTAGGAAAATGCCTTTAATGAATAAAAGTGAATTAGAAGCTAGCTTAGATACGGAATTTAAAGAAAGATTATTACTTGTGACTTTTCATCCTGTTACTCTAGAAGATGCGACTTCTGAGGTTCAGTTTAAAAATCTTTTAAATGCATTAGAGACAATAGAAAATGCAACTATTATCTTTACAAAAGCCAATTCTGATACAGATGGTCGAATCATTAATGAAATGATTGATGACTATACAAATAAACATTTAGATAATACTCTTTCATTTGTATCTATGGGACAACTACGTTACCTTAGTGCGATGAAACTAGCTTCAGCTGTTATTGGCAATTCATCAAGCGGAATTATCGAAGCTCCATCCTTTAAAATTCCTACAGTTAATATTGGTGACCGACAAAAGGGTAGAATGCAAGCTCAATCTGTTATTAATTGTGAACCACAAGAAGAATCAATTAAAGAAGCTATTTCATTAGCTTTATCAGACTCTTTTAAAAGTAGTATCCAGTTAATGTCTAATCCATATGGTGATGGAAGAGTTACCGATAAAATAATGGAAGTCATTCAGAAATCTCTTTCTAAAGAAATATCGCTGAAAAAAACTTTTTATACTATTTAA